A window of the Tiliqua scincoides isolate rTilSci1 chromosome 5, rTilSci1.hap2, whole genome shotgun sequence genome harbors these coding sequences:
- the LOC136651889 gene encoding glucose-6-phosphatase catalytic subunit 1-like, with amino-acid sequence MDLLHGAGVQATIYLQENFMDFRDWFLFISAAADLKTTFFVFFPIWFHLREAVGIRLIWVAVIGDWLNLVFKWILFGQRPYWWVHETDFYGVTAPPEVQQFPITCETGPGSPSGHTMGSSGVYYVMVTALLSQLLLLQQKTWTARCLRGLLWMGFWAVQLCVCLSRVFLAAHFPHQVISGVISGMLVAEIFEHVHSIYNASLARYMSITLFLFGFALGFYLLLKMLGVDLLWTLEKANKWCEQPEWVHIDTTPFASLLRNLGILLGLGIGLNCPMYAESCRGKQGQQWTFRLTCIIASLIILHLFDSFELPTDREILFYILSFCKSTCANVCAVSLIPYCVSLLLRQTEKKDL; translated from the exons ATGGACCTCTTGCACGGAGCAGGGGTCCAGGCCACCATCTACCTCCAAGAGAACTTCATGGATTTCCGGGACTGGTTCCTCTTCATCTCTGCAGCTGCTGACCTTAAGACCACTTTCTTTGTCTTCTTCCCCATCTGGTTCCATCTGAGGGAGGCTGTAGGGATTCGGCTCATCTGGGTGGCTGTGATCGGCGATTGGCTCAACCTCGTCTTCAAGTG GATCCTGTTTGGGCAGCGACCCTACTGGTGGGTCCATGAGACAGATTTCTATGGCGTCACAGCACCTCCTGAGGTCCAACAGTTTCCCATCACCTGTGAGACTGGCCCAG GCAGCCCTTCAGGTCACACCATGGGGTCTTCTGGGGTCTATTATGTCATGGTGACCGCACTGCTATCTCAACTATTGCTACTGCAACAAAAGACTTGGACTGCTAG ATGTTTGCGTGGCCTCCTCTGGATGGGATTCTGGGCTGTGCAGCTCTGTGTCTGCTTATCCCGAGTTTTCCTGGCTGCACACTTTCCACACCAGGTGATATCAGGTGTTATCTCAG GGATGTTGGTGGCAGAGATTTTTGAGCATGTTCACTCCATCTACAATGCCAGCCTTGCTCGCTACATGAGCATCACTCTCTTCCTCTTTGGCTTTGCCCTGGGCTTCTACCTGCTGCTCAAGATGCTGGGTGTGGACCTCCTGTGGACTTTGGAGAAGGCCAATAAATGGTGTGAACAGCCAGAGTGGGTTCATATTGACACCACACCTTTTGCCAGTCTGCTCCGCAACTTGGGAATCCTACTTGGGCTGGGGATCGGCCTCAACTGCCCAATGTATGCAGAAAGCTGCAGAGGGAAGCAAGGCCAACAATGGACCTTCCGCCTCACCTGCATTATTGCTTCACTGATCATCCTGCACCTGTTTGATTCTTTTGAACTGCCCACTGACAGGGAGATCCTCTTCTACATTCTCTCCTTCTGCAAGAGCACTTGTGCAAATGTATGTGCTGTGTCGCTGATCCCTTATTGCGTCTCCTTGCTCCTCCGGCAGACAGAGAAAAAGGACTTGTAG